The genomic stretch GAAATACATCATCCACACTAGTTTTATACTCTTAAGCAGGGGTAGCCCGCATGAACCCCATGTGTCACCCGCGGGGCATGTTGATACCTGACCTGTCTATACTATGGTGTGTTACTCAGTAAGCTTGTATCAGACAAGTAGTTCCTCGTATTACTCAGTACCCTTGAAGTAACTCTCAGTGTCAAAAAGGTTGGTGACCCCTGCTCTAAAGTTATCTCTTAAAGCAGAAGAGTGTATCTAGAGTGTATCTAGATTGTAACTGGAATGGTAACATCTTTTCCCAGACGGCACACATGAGTACAAGAGAGCAGCTAGCCAAGAGGGCACTAGAGTGTCTGACGGATGGATTCATCTGATCGGCTTGTTTTATGTTCCTAATAAAGGTAAAGCTCGTTTTGAATACATTTCTTATTCAAATATCACTTCTGctctattttttaacaaaacacttttctcgAGGGCAGCATTTTTGTAGAGAGTGGCATTTATCTCCTTTCCTTCtcactgcttttctttctccaaaCCCTCTATGCAGTCAGGTTCTTATTCCCAACACCTGGGTTGACTTGGGGAAAGTTCGCTGCGaaacacgggtatcgaaccggcgttCTTTTAGATTCGGATTCCAGCCCTGTAACTTCTCGGTTGTCTTTCCGCAGATGTCAGGCTGGCTAGAATCCATTACCAAGGACCAGAGGAGGGCATCAGTTTTGTCGTCGACGACGCTTCAGTCAAGCGCATGCCCGcgggtgctgctgctgctggggtGAGCAGCGAGATCGACAGACTGAGAAGAAGCGACATAGTGGTTCAGTACGTGCTGCTTTCAACATATAACAACCTCTCTCACTTCTGCATAAAACAATCTTTCTCATATCAAAAAGCCAAAGCTTTCATTTCTGCGCAGATATAAAATACCATGTCACTAGTGTAGCATTTGTCTATCCACAGTCCGCCGAGGACTGCGCGGCCTTTCACAATATGCGTATCATCCACCCGTGGTGGATGCACCGCTGTAACCAAGTCTTAACTTGTAACTGCACATAAATaaacgaatacataagggaggaaACACTGGAAACTTAAGGGATTAAGTCCAACTATAtggattgcttccctttaactACTGAAACAGTCAACCAATCGcgtatttttctctttgaaagCAGGCGAAGTTTTGGTTGACCTAGCgccatgttgatgtttgttgccggttactcaattcgacgtggatttgtactcaaacaacagaaaaagagaagaaaacagtaagttaTATCTCAATTATAATGTATTCTAAtagaatatttgtttgtttcgtaCTTTATCTTCgcatatattgtgtaaataattttttcttaatttctaacTTGACCTACTTCCAGATTTGTCAATTGTCTGCCCATTACAGTTACActctttgatttgattttactccaagaaaaacaaaacctataattCTTCAAATTTACAccacttaaatatttttaaaacgctCTTTTAGAATGGAGTATCACGTATAGTTCTCCTTATTGTATGTTAATAGACATCAATTTTAAAAACGCGGGTCgaaatttcatttgtttgcatttGCCGCTCCGCTAGATTCGACTAGCAACCTCGCGGGCTCGACGTCGCGCAGTCAAtagattaattattattattttgaagataatataatttaatactatattatttatatatttttttgtgttaataatCAGTGAAACATAAAtgagtataataataattttaataataaaaattttatattttagttacgaaaatgtcacgtgatgtcaatACTGTCAAGTGTTGTGAATGAAATCGCGTGCATTGCTCCATTGGATAATATCactaaagaaatgaaataacatcCTGCAGCCCACGGCAAATTTATGAAATTTTACACAAAATCCACGCACGAcctttgctgggtttttttttcagagtgaATGTTAATGGGAATATCAACAAAGGTGAAGTAAGCGTACGGGTAAGTAATGAATGagttttaaattcttaaatctTTCACATCTGAGTGGGAACGCATGTACACTAtggtgacatcatcatcatcatcatcatctattacAGCCTTTGTCAATACTTCGAGATCTGCATTGTGTGCTTTGGTACCAGTGGCAGCTGTTTCGACTAAACCAAGGATTCTTCATCTTCGCGtgttgaaaaatatatacacaaagcaaaaatataattctAATAGAAGTTCAAAATTCAGTATCAGACACATTTGACGACATGTACAATTAGGaaagaatagaaacaaaatataaaagagacGATGGATAAAACGTAAgatattaagaaaaagaaaccgcCTGGACAGAATCTTGTTTTCAAACTAATTAATGTTGATTATAGGttgtacaaaacaagaaatcCTTTCCTTTCGGAGCCGCAGCTGCCGCCACATACTACAACGATGGGTCGAAGACAGCATACCGAGATTTCCTCCACCAGCACTTCAACTGGGCACAGCCGGAATTCGAACTCACGTGGTCTTACATCGAACCTACCAGGGTAGGACATCTTCTTTAGTTATAAATATTGAATGATTTTAAGGGTTATTCTgatttatacatgtttatggAAAAAGTAGTTTAAACCTATGTGTCCCAGTTACCGCGATGTGATACTCATTCCGATGTCATACctatttttatattgaatggaattgtgtacatgtatatttacaaatacacaTACGTGTGTCTTGATGCCTATATATAAATTCAGTTAAACCAGACGGAACAAAGGACTGTTTAGTAAAGAAAAgggaataattaaaaaactagacaatttaacaaaaatagttGTTTTGTCATTTGGCTATCAATAGTAATAGTATTGCATTAGAACggaatatttatattataaacatttgttgctAACTGAGCGTATcaaaactaatttcttttttaaattatcttgcAGACATGTTACAGTGTAATTAAGAAGTCCTCTAGTTTGccttaaataattttgaagcGACTGTATTAAACATATCAACATCGGATAGTTAAACAGATCACCAGGAGGTTAGAGCGTGAATAGGTAGATAGCCAAAATGAATTCACAAGAGATGGAAGGAAGGACAAATAGACTAACAGATAGAACCCCTAATATTATTGACACTTGTTACGAGCGAAGCTAAAGGTAAATATAGAATGTAGGGGAATTATTGTAAAAGCATGAAACTTGAGAACGATCCAatgcttaaaaaatatatattttatgaagaatTTTATTTCCACCAAAGTAACATAGGAACACCTTTTCTTGACAAGCAAGTTTGAAGATGCAGTTAAAGAGGTCCGTATATGGCAAATATGGCAAATATGGCAAAGGGAAAATAACCAAAATGAGCTAAAAAGCAACATATTGTTAAGTTCAAAATTAAATACTCCACACTGTTGTCATTTGCTAAATGTGTGTacaattttattacattttttattatcttacGTAGCACGTCCCTGATTgtgaataaaatacaaaagataatttGAAGGCATTTATGTACCATTACCTGCACACCTTTCCTCTTAGGTACATCACTGGAGAAATAGGTAGGGAAACAAATTTATCTTTGATTTGCGTTTTTCAGGGGAAAACAAATTATCAGCCTTGCCTGTCCATGATTCACGGATTGAGAAATCATGGGTTAGTAAACTTTAGAACTCAGCAACCACCATTATAATCATCATCCTCGACTTCATCATcatatgataataaaataatcagtgtATTTTACTAATCAAGCTTTTTAATCCAATAATGTTGAAGTTTTCAAAAGGAAAACGCCCCTTCCACCCGCGAATTTCACAAGTTTCTCATGCTGTGTGAAACACAAGTCTCGGACATCGTCAGTGTTGTTTGTACACAACCGACATCACATGGTCCCAGAAGCAGAGTAGTAGCTATGAATATCTCACAGTATGAGAAAAGTCAAAAATTAGCATTTATAAGAAGAATCATATTCTGTGTGaagtgtacttttttttattttgatgatagTTTTCTCTCATAGACCCAAGATGTTTTAAACAGGATGAAGGTGAGAGGTTACAACCTGCTCTTTTCTGACGGGGTATGGCTGCAGAACTGGGTCAAGGCTCTGAATGGGGATGAGCTTCGAAAGGTTGTCCATGACCACATTGTGGAAACCGTCAACACATTCAAGGGCTTGTAAGATCACTTCGTTAAtatcatttacttttctttcttatctgtTTAATTGTACAATTACCTTAAGCCCAGTTTGCATTGTTTGGTTATTTGCAAGCTAAGTACTCAAACACGAGCATACGTATTGACCATATTACACTACAGGGAATTAAATTATAGCAGATTGTATTCGATTATACTACATTGTTCCAGATTATTCTAGAGTACTATAATTTGTGCCTGGAAATATTTGAAGCAAACCCTTGTGAATTTCTGACAATGTTTGGTATACTTGTTCTTAAAAGTCTCATTTCTAAAAGTGCTCGTATAATCATATAAActgattatttttgtcattttctagactctttttaatgtaaaaatacatttgaacCTTTGTGTTATAGTCGTTGATTGTGATAAATTAAAGAGATCAAAGTCAAAGTGTTCAGTGTAATTTCTTCACTCATTCATGCAGAAATGCATCAGGcaaaaagaatttgtttatattttttttttctagagtgGAACATTGGGATGTGATAAACGAGAACCTACGCGGCAAGTGGTTCCAGAATCAGCTACACGATCCAAAGTACGACTTGGAGATCTTCCGCATCGCACACGCCACCGACCCCAACGTTAAACTCTTCCTCAACGAGTTCGGCGTGGTTGCCAACGAATATTTAACCAACGTACGTTGATGGTAAAACTTGCATCTTCAccatctgaaaacaaatgtttaccaGCATCACAGATTGCAGGTTTCGGCACACGATAGACTCTAGTGGtcttccacaaaacaaaacttcctTGCCCTGCTCGGACCTACACGGATTACTGTTCCCGAGCAATGCAAGTTGGAGTGTTCAATACAAGTTTGTAGTCTTATCTTTTCATATATAAAAATCATAGTTTTCAAGCTCACTGGTTATGTGTGACAGGACTATGTCAAGGAGGGTCAACGGTTTAAGGCCGCAAACGTTAGTCTGTATGGTTTGGGTGCCGAGTGCCACTTTGGCTATGAAGTTGACCCAGACCCCACCGCTATCaaggtaagaaaa from Pomacea canaliculata isolate SZHN2017 linkage group LG8, ASM307304v1, whole genome shotgun sequence encodes the following:
- the LOC112570180 gene encoding LOW QUALITY PROTEIN: uncharacterized protein LOC112570180 (The sequence of the model RefSeq protein was modified relative to this genomic sequence to represent the inferred CDS: inserted 1 base in 1 codon), translating into MQTLIAWVVCALVASVVSQEVLQNGGFESLDHWDCWSPVQCKIVTDSHSGAGAMEVQNRKKYWQGPSQYINVTRGTGYEVSAHIKLQNDRGIGHRVELQVVFEMTDGTHEYKRAASQEGTRVSDGWIHLIGLFYVPNKDVRLARIHYQGPEEGISFVVDDASVKRMPAGAAAAGVSSEIDRLRRSDIVVQVNVNGNINKGEVSVRVVQNKKSFPFGAAAAATYYNDGSKTAYRDFLHQHFNWAQPEFELTWSYIEPTRGKTNYQPCLSMIHGLRNHGMKVRGYNLLFSDGVWLQNWVKALNGDELRKVVHDHIVETVNTFKGLVEHWDVINENLRGKWFQNQLHDPKYDLEIFRIAHATDPNVKLFLNEFGVVANEYLTNDYVKEGQRFKAANVSLYGLGAECHFGYEVDPDPTAIKERLDTLAQXGVPIWATELDVVASDENKRADFYEHALTALYSHHAVEGIILLSYWDKQIWRGDKAALVVGDNLQLTAAGRRVLELLEHRWMTDETHNLSAGTQFTVRGFHGDYEVHVIYQGQERTNLKQTFTLGNAAHTVNINIS